In Candidatus Acidiferrales bacterium, the sequence CGCATGCTGAGCGGCATTCGCGCCCAAACCTCCGCCGGAAGCATCATGGCCCAGATCCTTGCCAACGCCGGCAGCTTTGAGCCCTCGGAACTGGAGACGGCGTTCGGCGACATCACCGTCTATCTGCCAGCCGAACTGCCGGTCACCGTCCAGGCCTCGATTGAAATGGCTCGCGGCCACAAAATCCTTACTGACTTTCCCATGCAGATCGTGAGCGACCGGGCCAGCTACGGCCCGGGAGAAATTTCCGGCGAAGGCCGGCTGAACGGCGGCGGGCGGTTGCTCCGCATCCGCACCGTCGGCGGAAACATTGAAATCCGAAAGTTGAGCGCGGAACTGGAGCAAATGAAACAGCAGATGCAGGAGACACTGAAGCAAATACCCAAGCTGAAAGAGGAGCTGAAGCAACGACAACGCAAAATGCTTCGAAAACTTCCATCGCCACCGCCCAAACAGGATGAATACTGAGATGGTTTGTGGCAGCGGGACGGAAGGCCGGAGTTATCGCCCCAGAACGTATGTGCAGGGATCCCCAGGGTAGGAGATGGAGGAAAGGCGATGAGCGAGAGAAAGTTGAATAAGGAAGTCATCCTTTTGGCGGTTGCGCTCGCCCTAGCGCCGGGCGTGCCGTTGCTGGCGGATACGCCGCCACGCCAGCGGAGCGTTACCGTCTATGCGGGAGATGATGCTCAGGACATTCTGACTCTTGCCGATGCTACCGGCTGGCTGGGAATCGGCATTGCCGAGGTCAACGCGGAACGGATGAAAGAACTGAAGCTGCCAGAGGAACGCGGGGTGGTGGTGACCGGGGTTGAAAAAGACAGTCCGGGGGAGAAGGCCGGCCTAAAAGAAAATGACGTGATCGTTGAGTACTCGAGCCAACGTGTCGAGGGCGCAAGGCAGTTGCGCCGGTTGATCGGCGAGACGCCGGCGGGACGCAACATCGCGCTGGGCCTCTATCGCGCCGGGCAAAAGCTGAACCTGACGGCCACGCTTGGCGAACGCCCGGAAAGTTTTGGCGCTCTCCGAATGCGGCGGTTGGAGATGCCGGAAATCCGCGTCCCGCACTTCGAATACGATTTTGATTTTGATGGGCGCGCATGGCTCCAAGGCTTCGGGCGGAGCCGCCCGCACCTTGGCGTGGAAGTAGAAAGCCTCTCTGACCAGCTTGGGCAGTTCTTTGGCGTGAAAGAGGGTGAAGGTGTCCTGGTGCGCCGAGTCGAGAAGGGAAGCGCGGCGGAGAAGGCCGGCATCAAGGCAGGCGATGTCATCACCAGGATAGAAAGTGAGAAGATTTCTGACGCGGGCGACCTCCGCGAGGCGATGTACGACAACCGCGACAGGAAAAGTATAAGCGTCACCCTCGTGCGCAACCGGGCCGAAACCACCGTGACGGTTGAGATCGAAAGGCCACGGCGCGAAGGACGCACGATTAGCTCAAGAGTGAAAATCTAGCGCCGTTCCAACTTATTTTGCCCGCCGCGGCGGGCCCAGCGGCGGAAGCCGCTGGGTTGAACAGATGTAACAACATTGCGCCTCACGTTCGGCTCACGGGCTTCTGCCCGTGGGAGCCATCTCGTAGAGTCCACTGGGCCCGGTTAGTTGAAGCGGCAGCAGAAGTTGTAATCTACTCCCGGACAACTTCCACGTTGGCGGCGGGGACGGCAATTTTCACCAGCCGCTCGCCCTCGAGCCAGAGATGGATTTCGAGGTCGGAGGTGCTGGCGGTCATGTGGCGCCACTTTTTGCCTTGCCGGTTTTCCACGCCGCGGTCAGCGACGGCGATGGTGCCGGGGGTGACGTCCTGGGGAACAAAGATGGGAATTTGCTGCGAGCCTGATTTGGCAAAATCGTAGTGGCGGATCAAGAAGATGAAGTGATGGAAGACGTTGTTGTCCAGGATGGCGACCTGGGGAGTCCCGAAAGAGTATTCAGCCCGGTCGGAACCTCTGTCCAGCTTGTACTCGATCACTGCTTTTCCGTCCTGGTAGGCCACGTTGGCTGAAGCCTTTTTCGGGCTCGACTGTTCCCAGGAGTAAGAGCGCAAGCCGCCGTCCGAGGTCAGGAGCAGCTTGGTGGCCTGCTGCACTTTGCCGTCGGCTGAGTCGAGAGCCACTCGTCCTTCCGCGATCCAATCGGCCCCGTCGCGGACAATGCGAAAGGTTTCCGTGCCAATCTCTTTTCCGTCGGCATAGACCCGAAAGACCCCTTGTTCGGCGCCGGGGAGCGCTGTCTCGGACGGAGCGCCCTGGCGCGTGTCCGGAGCAGCAGCTCGGGCAACCGGAACCATCAGGCAAAGACACGCCACCGTCGCCAGGAAACGCTTTTGACTGGAAAGAGCTGCCCTCAAGCTGTTCCTAACCCTTTCAGCGAAAAAAACCGAGAGCGAGGACCTTTTTTACCACATCGGCAGGTTTGAGTCCCCCGGAATCTATCACAATGTCCGCTTTCTCGTAATAGGGCAGCCGCCGCCGGTAGAGCTCCTGGAAGCTGGCGGCATCGCAAAAAAGGGGCCGGTTGGTGATGCCGCGGCACCTTCGGCGCAGCTCTTCGACGGGGCAACGCAGCCAGATGGTCAGGCCCCCTTCCGTCCGGATAAGTTCGAAATTTTGAATCTGGGCAAAGGTTCCCCCGCCCAGGGCAACTACGCGGGGCAAGTGGTCGGCGGAAGCGGCAAGAGTTTCCGCCAGGAGCTCATGCTCGATGCGGCGAAAGGTTGGTTCGCCTTCGTCGGCAAAAATCTGAACGATCGGGCGGCCGGCGCGGGCTTCAATCAATTCATCCAGGTCCACGAATTGCCATCCCAGCCGGCGGGCGAGCGCCCGGCCAACGGTGGTCTTCCCGCATCCCATGAAGCCAAGAAGGAAAAGGAGGCGACGAAAAGCAAGGTGGGTGGATGCCGTCATGCCCGAAAGAAACGACCGACCGAAAAACTACTTCCAGCGGATGCGGATTGTACCACTAAAGGAGGAGAGCCGCACGCTGGCGTCACCGGTGAGGTAGCGCCCGGCAAGCCGCTGCGGGGATGCGGTTGGGGATTGCCAGGTCTTGGCCAGGGGCACAGCGGGGACGTCCCCCGTAACCTGACCCTGGATGGAACTCGCCTGGAGATCGAACGAGGCTTGTTTGGGGATGCGCAATTCGATGGTTCCGGCATGGTTGGAAAGGTTGTACATGCCACCCGGCTGGAAGTCTCCTTCATAAGCGATGTCGCCGTCGGTGGTGTAGGCGGTCAGCTTGGCAAGAGCGGGCTCGGTGAACTTGAGGTCGCCGGAAGTCGAGCGCACTTCCATGCGCCCGGAGCAGCGGTCGGCGAGCAAGGAACCGGCAGCCGTCTTCACGTTGATGTGGCCGGCCACTTCTTTTAATTCCACATTGGCCGTGCGCGTTTCTATGGCGACGTCCCCGCGGACATACTCCACCCGCACCAGCCCGTCGTGAGAATGGAGCTGAAGTTCGCTCTCGGCGGGAACATAGATTTCGTAGTGCACCACTTCTTTGGACTCATCGTGCTGGCCGACGACCTCGGAGACTACTTCCACGCGGCTGCCCTGCTGGGTGGCATCGGCCACCACATGGCTGCCTTTTACCGAAGCAAGGACGCGGATCTCCGGGCGGTTCCAGGCTCGCACCACCACGTCACCCGAGATTTGGCGGAGGCTCAACAGGGGATAACCGCCTACCGAGAAGAGGCGATCGAAATGCTCGGCGTAAAGGGGAAAGGCAGCAAGAATCAATACGCCGGGAAGCAGGCGCGAGAAGCGGCGGGCGCCGGCCCAACTTGGCATCCATTCGCTCACTACCTTGACCTCATTTCATCCGGGTCAAGCATGGCGCTCAAGAGATCAGCCTTCTGAGTATACGCCTGGTCCAGGGAGTGGCGCACGTCCGGATTTCCCGGATCTTGATCGAGCGTGCGCTGACAGAGATCAATATAGTAGTTCACAGTTGCCAGATTGTTGCGGTAGATAGGGGAGGCGCCGGGATTCAACCTTTCCATCTCGGCCAGCATCGTCTGTTCGGCGCTGGTCAATTCAGCGGCAATATCCACCGGCGGCGCGGGGCTGACTGCCCGTTGTGCCGGGAGCGGTGGTGTGGCGGTGCGGAAGGTGATGACCACACCGGCGATCAAAAGCACAACAAGGTAAGCTGCGGCAAGCGCTGGCGCGGGCAGCGGCAACCACTCTCGAACGAGGTCGCGAAACCAGCCAGAGAACGGTCTCTCCCGCACCAGCCCCTCGGCATAGACAGCGTTTTCAATCTGCTTCCACAGGGCTGGCCGGGGTTCATAGGTTTCGGCAATCTGGGGAGCGGCTCGCTCGATGGAACGCAATTCCTCGACCAGGTTCTGACAATGGCGACAATGCTCGAGGTGAGCCAGCAGTTCGGGGCTGGCTTCCCCCTCGAGATACGCGCCCAACTCGCGACGCAAATTCCGGCAGTCGGCTTCCATGGATCGTTCGGGGCCGGTTAACGGCGTGAAGAAGAGTTCGCCGGGCCCTCCTCCTTATAACGCGCGGCACGTTGTTCCTGGAGCAATCCGCGCATCTTCAGCCGCGCCTTGTGAAGTTGCGACTTCGAGTTGCCGACCGAACAGCCGAGCATTTCGGCAATCTCGTTATGCTCATAGCCCTCCACATCGTGGAGGAGAAAAACCATGCGGTAGCCCCGCGGCAGCCGTTCGATCGCGCGCTCCAAATTCACGCGATCGACCGAGCCTGCCAGCAGGTTGTCCGGACCGCCGAAATCCTTTCTCGGTCCTCCCTCCTCGTCCGGCTCGCTAGCCTCTTCGAGTGAGGTGACCGGCAGGCTTTTCCGGCGGAAGTGCATCAGCACAACGTTCACCGAGAGCCGATGCAGCCAGGTGGAGAATGCCGATTCTCCACGGAACGTCGCAATCTTGCGGAACAGTTGCAGGAACGCTTCCTGCGTCAAGTCCTCGGCTTCGGCCGTGTTGCTGGTCATGCGCAGGCAGAGGGAATAGACGCGGCGCTTGTGCAACCGATAGAGTTGCTCGAAAGCGGCTGCGTCTCCGCGCTGCGCCCGAGCAATCGCTTCGGCCTCAGCCAGTCCCGCCGATGGAGCTCGTCTCGAAGGGCTCAATCAAGCCTCATCGGGACGCATCCATACTCCCTCCCATAGATGCGTATCCCGTTGAAGTAGTTGTCTCTCGCCGCCTGGGGCGGGCGCCAGGCGGCAAGAAAGTACTTGGCGCTTCCGTCGGCAGAAAATCCTGTGCCCTTGGGGCGAAACCCGCCCCTTCCCGCCAACCCCAGGGTTAGGCATGGGTTACTGGACTGGGGTTGCCGGCGGCCGGTGCTGTTCGAAGTCGTTTCTAACAACAATGTTATCGGGCCTATCTTACCTGACGCCACCCACCCTCGTCATCCAAGACCAGGCCCAGGGAAAGGCAGCCCTGAACTCATTTCCAATATTCCCCCCAACGAGAATCCACTTTGCGTCGGATGCTCTCCTCCATCTCGAGCGGAAGCGGGTAGCCCGCCTTCCAGGTGGCGTCAATGGCAATGCGGCCGCGATAGACCGGGCGCGCTCCCAGGAAACTTTGTTCCTGGAAAAGCATGTCGCGGGCGGGATCGAAGCGCGTGAAAATGCCCCAGAGGAGGTTCTCCTCGTCGCTGAGATTCACATCCGGGCTGACCGCCACCACGAATCGGATGGGTCCCAGAGATTCCCATGGGAGCAGCCGCGCCAGCACATCCCGCGCCTCCTTTTCGACAACGACAACCAGGAACCCTCCGGCGAGCAGCCGATAAGCGGAAATGCGCTGGTCGAACGACCGCGGGTCGGCTACTTCCCGCGGCGGTTCCGCGCTTGTGAGCGGTGCGCCGGTGGCGTCGAGGATGAGTTTGCTGCCCACGTGCAGCTTGAAGGAGGTGAAGTCCAAGGTGTCAAGCGGCGCCACGGGCAGGATCAACATGCGCTCTTCGGGCTCGAACCGAAACCACAACTCCCGCAATAATCTGTCGAAATGGCCCGGTTCTACATCCTCCCTGACCAGGATCATCACCTTGGTGAGGGAAAGCTGTCCCAGCCCGAGCAGGGAAAAAGCGGTTTTCAGCACTTCTTTCGGATGACGTTCGCGCAGCGAGACGCCGAGAAGATTGTGAAAACCCGCGCCCACGTAAGCGCAAGTGTTCACCACGTTGGGCGCAATCA encodes:
- a CDS encoding sigma-70 family RNA polymerase sigma factor; its protein translation is MSPSRRAPSAGLAEAEAIARAQRGDAAAFEQLYRLHKRRVYSLCLRMTSNTAEAEDLTQEAFLQLFRKIATFRGESAFSTWLHRLSVNVVLMHFRRKSLPVTSLEEASEPDEEGGPRKDFGGPDNLLAGSVDRVNLERAIERLPRGYRMVFLLHDVEGYEHNEIAEMLGCSVGNSKSQLHKARLKMRGLLQEQRAARYKEEGPANSSSRR
- a CDS encoding DUF4097 family beta strand repeat-containing protein, whose amino-acid sequence is MPSWAGARRFSRLLPGVLILAAFPLYAEHFDRLFSVGGYPLLSLRQISGDVVVRAWNRPEIRVLASVKGSHVVADATQQGSRVEVVSEVVGQHDESKEVVHYEIYVPAESELQLHSHDGLVRVEYVRGDVAIETRTANVELKEVAGHINVKTAAGSLLADRCSGRMEVRSTSGDLKFTEPALAKLTAYTTDGDIAYEGDFQPGGMYNLSNHAGTIELRIPKQASFDLQASSIQGQVTGDVPAVPLAKTWQSPTASPQRLAGRYLTGDASVRLSSFSGTIRIRWK
- a CDS encoding PDZ domain-containing protein codes for the protein MSERKLNKEVILLAVALALAPGVPLLADTPPRQRSVTVYAGDDAQDILTLADATGWLGIGIAEVNAERMKELKLPEERGVVVTGVEKDSPGEKAGLKENDVIVEYSSQRVEGARQLRRLIGETPAGRNIALGLYRAGQKLNLTATLGERPESFGALRMRRLEMPEIRVPHFEYDFDFDGRAWLQGFGRSRPHLGVEVESLSDQLGQFFGVKEGEGVLVRRVEKGSAAEKAGIKAGDVITRIESEKISDAGDLREAMYDNRDRKSISVTLVRNRAETTVTVEIERPRREGRTISSRVKI
- a CDS encoding shikimate kinase; its protein translation is MTASTHLAFRRLLFLLGFMGCGKTTVGRALARRLGWQFVDLDELIEARAGRPIVQIFADEGEPTFRRIEHELLAETLAASADHLPRVVALGGGTFAQIQNFELIRTEGGLTIWLRCPVEELRRRCRGITNRPLFCDAASFQELYRRRLPYYEKADIVIDSGGLKPADVVKKVLALGFFR
- a CDS encoding zf-HC2 domain-containing protein; the encoded protein is MEADCRNLRRELGAYLEGEASPELLAHLEHCRHCQNLVEELRSIERAAPQIAETYEPRPALWKQIENAVYAEGLVRERPFSGWFRDLVREWLPLPAPALAAAYLVVLLIAGVVITFRTATPPLPAQRAVSPAPPVDIAAELTSAEQTMLAEMERLNPGASPIYRNNLATVNYYIDLCQRTLDQDPGNPDVRHSLDQAYTQKADLLSAMLDPDEMRSR